One stretch of Juglans microcarpa x Juglans regia isolate MS1-56 chromosome 3D, Jm3101_v1.0, whole genome shotgun sequence DNA includes these proteins:
- the LOC121256490 gene encoding agamous-like MADS-box protein MADS2: MGRGRVELKRIENKINRQVTFAKRRNGLLKKAYELSVLCDAEVALIIFSGGAKLYEFCSSSSMTKTLERYRSCSYGTPQAASQPAAHQRSYQEYIMLKAKVEVLQRTQRNLLGEDLENLGIKELDRHEHQLDASLKQIRSRKLQFMLDQIFDLQKKETMLLETNKALRRKLEESNAALQSSWEAREQITMQYSGHPRQAQEVFQPALQCCTLQLCYNVDPLVTNQENAATHDYQ; encoded by the exons ATGGGGAGGGGGAGAGTGGAGCTCAAGAGGATTGAGAACAAGATAAATCGGCAAGTGACATTCGCCAAGAGAAGGAATGGGCTGCTAAAGAAGGCGTATGAGCTCTCAGTTCTCTGTGACGCTGAGGTTGCCCTCATCATCTTCTCCGGCGGTGCGAAGCTCTATGAGTTTTGCAGCAGCtctag CATGACTAAGACGCTTGAGAGGTATCGAAGTTGCAGTTACGGGACACCACAGGCCGCAAGCCAACCCGCAGCGCATCAG AGGAGCTACCAAGAATATATTATGCTAAAGGCTAAAGTTGAGGTGCTACAACGCACACAGAG AAATCTTCTTGGGGAAGATTTAGAGAATTTGGGTATAAAAGAGCTCGATCGGCATGAGCATCAGCTGGACGCATCATTGAAGCAAATAAGATCAAGAaag TTGCAGTTCATGCTCGATCAGATTTTTGACCTTCAAAAGAAG GAAACCATGCTGCTGGAAACCAACAAAGCCTTGAGGAGGAAG ttgGAGGAAAGTAATGCAGCCCTTCAATCATCATGGGAAGCTAGGGAACAAATAACTATGCAATATAGTGGCCATCCAAGACAAGCTCAGGAAGTTTTCCAGCCTGCTTTACAATGTTGTACATTGCAGCTGTG TTACAATGTCGATCCTTTGGTGACAAATCAGGAAAATGCTGCAACTCATGATTATCAATAA
- the LOC121255021 gene encoding secreted RxLR effector protein 161-like has translation MAKIPYASIVGSLIYAQIYRKPDISFAVGMLGCNQNNRGMSHWKVVKRVLQYLQETKDYQLSFKRTNNLEVTGYSNFDFASCSDSRKSTSGYIFLLVGGTISWRSMKQTITTSCTMETEFVACFEATVLGL, from the coding sequence ATGGCAAAAATCCCCTATGCTTCGATTGTGGGGAGCTTGATATATGCACAGATTTACAGGAAGCCGGATATTAGTTTTGCAGTTGGCATGCTTGGGTGTAATCAAAATAACCGAGGGATGTCTCATTGGAAAGTAGTAAAGAGGGTATTGCAATACCTACAAGAAACTAAGGATTACCAGCTTAGCTTCAAAAGAACTAACAATTTGGAGGTAACTGGATACTCAAACTTTGACTTTGCTAGTTGCTCtgatagcaggaaatctacttcagGTTATATTTTCCTGTTGGTTGGTGGAACGATCTCATGGAGAAGTATGAAGCAAACAATCACTACTTCCTGTACAATGGAGACTGAGTTTGTGGCGTGTTTTGAGGCCACAGTGCTTGGTTTATAG